In Triticum urartu cultivar G1812 chromosome 6, Tu2.1, whole genome shotgun sequence, the following proteins share a genomic window:
- the LOC125513351 gene encoding uncharacterized protein LOC125513351: MRVASRVVVLVRDSAGYGAALADALRPSPGLTRGSSPFDLPLDKYGLNGEKASGELVSFSDSSGSPQVSFFVLPDYRPPVAACAMNEILALISSEAPSIQPVLIVPFITRPSGCFHGMVNATKTGQLTTLHAAEIGASNEFTHLLVDGSIKPPPSLQIRSEPIQCLLEIVRVLKIPTVLVTPGGQHQGKSSSDSDLEVLQRVGDHVAKHINLEFSKETVIETGVEKSASIQEPWRELYL; encoded by the exons ATGAGGGTAGCCTCCAGGGTGGTCGTCCTCGTCCGAGACTCCGCGGGCTACGGCGCAGCCCTCGCTGACGCGCTCCGGCCGTCGCCGGGGCTCACGAG GGGTTCCTCGCCCTTCGATCTCCCTCTCGATAAGTACGGCCTCAACGGCGAGAAGGCCTCTGGCGAGCTCGTTAGCTTCTCTGACTCCAGTGGCTCTCCTCAG GTGTCCTTTTTTGTTCTGCCTGACTATAGGCCTCCTGTTGCTGCATGTGCTATGAATGAGATTTTAGCATTGATTTCTTCTGAAGCTCCCTCCATCCAGCCCGTTCTGATTGTACCATTCATCACAAGACCATCAGGCTGTTTCCATGGAATGGTTAATGCAACCAAAACTGGGCAGTTAACTACACTTCACGCTGCTGAAATAGGGGCATCAAATGAGTTTACTCACTTGTTGGTTGATGGAAGTATTAAACCTCCCCCATCTTTGCAAATACGTAGTGAACCAATACAATGTTTGCTGGAAATAGTGCGGGTATTGAAGATACCCACAGTTCTTGTCACACCAGGTGGGCAGCACCAAGGCAAAAGTTCTTCAGACTCTGACCTTGAG GTGCTGCAGCGCGTGGGAGATCACGTAGCCAAGCACATCAACTTGGAGTTCTCCAAAGAAACTGTCATTGAGACAGGGGTTGAGAAATCAGCGAGCATTCAAGAACCCTGGCGTGAACTGTATCTGTGA